In the Kaistella sp. 97-N-M2 genome, one interval contains:
- a CDS encoding DUF4838 domain-containing protein, with the protein MRYIFLFLMIFAMFSPSKTDAQVVQLAKSGVSAYEILLAENVSSTEIKAAEVLQNYFYEVTRVKLPIARKPEEAKLYIALKKNSTLEDEGSAEGFTIKNDGKQIVIKGGTETGMLYGVYYFVRTLLHCKKWAPNEKAECPKILDLKIQFPLNIVEIPAFAYREVYSTAENDQEYMDWYGLHRLDDLWGLWGHSFSKLVPTYFFSTHPEYFALVDGQRRTDQLCLSNKEVLKITLENLSQHFKDNPAAKYWSVSPNDNNNFCECELCRKTDEEEGGPQGSLIRFVNKIAAHYPEKTFTTLAYGATLEPPQHTKPRANVIIFLSNIDLYRNQPVATEPSAARFRNILKGWLNQTSRIFIWDYYTQFTNYLAPFPDARNIGVNIDYYKKLGVTGVFAQMGGNSYVDQNELKTYLLSRKLWNATLNDEQLLEEFLQGYYGNAAPLIKDYMLRLKKSLGESRRRLDIYGNPVNEYNSYLSPNKMEDFSNQFDAAEKLAENSVIRQRIQKLRLAFDFTYLQQARFYGLEKHGAFTENRSGKLSVRKDLPLRVKRFVKKAEAAGVKALSEGGIAPAEYLQEWKKVFENGLIKNKALGAKVQFHKPFVPEFPAKEEATLTDGMYGFKDFSYNWLLFENGFSATLDLSAEKQVEKVTIDFLEDQRHWIFLPASVIIHVSTDGNAFQEVKQPVFFSLKEKDTAETHKARFSVGSKVRFIKISAEPLQTLPAWKPSRSKKPLIAIAEIWVE; encoded by the coding sequence ATGCGCTACATTTTTTTATTCTTAATGATTTTTGCCATGTTCAGCCCATCTAAAACTGACGCACAGGTGGTGCAGCTTGCGAAGAGCGGTGTTTCCGCCTATGAAATCCTTCTGGCCGAAAATGTTTCTTCTACCGAAATAAAGGCAGCGGAAGTGCTGCAAAATTATTTTTACGAGGTCACACGCGTAAAATTGCCCATTGCACGAAAACCTGAAGAAGCTAAACTTTATATTGCTCTCAAAAAAAACTCAACCTTGGAAGATGAAGGTTCGGCGGAGGGATTTACCATTAAAAATGATGGAAAGCAGATCGTCATTAAAGGCGGAACGGAGACAGGTATGCTTTATGGCGTTTATTATTTTGTACGCACGCTTCTGCACTGCAAAAAATGGGCACCGAATGAAAAAGCAGAATGTCCCAAAATCCTCGATTTAAAAATACAATTTCCCCTAAATATTGTTGAAATACCCGCTTTCGCTTATCGTGAAGTTTATAGCACCGCCGAAAATGATCAGGAATATATGGATTGGTACGGGCTTCACCGGCTTGATGACCTTTGGGGGTTGTGGGGACATTCCTTCAGCAAACTCGTGCCTACTTATTTTTTCAGTACCCATCCCGAATACTTTGCGCTGGTCGATGGTCAGCGCCGGACCGATCAGTTGTGTCTTTCGAATAAAGAAGTTTTAAAAATTACTTTAGAAAATTTAAGCCAACATTTTAAGGATAATCCGGCGGCCAAATATTGGTCTGTAAGTCCGAATGACAATAACAATTTCTGCGAATGTGAACTTTGTCGAAAAACCGATGAGGAAGAAGGCGGGCCGCAAGGATCCCTTATTCGCTTCGTTAATAAAATCGCAGCGCACTATCCCGAAAAAACCTTTACAACACTGGCGTATGGTGCGACTCTCGAACCACCGCAACACACGAAACCTCGCGCCAACGTTATAATTTTTCTCAGCAACATCGATCTCTACAGAAATCAACCGGTCGCCACAGAACCTTCCGCCGCGCGTTTCAGGAATATTTTAAAGGGCTGGCTTAACCAGACTTCGCGAATTTTTATTTGGGATTATTACACCCAGTTTACCAATTATTTAGCGCCTTTTCCGGACGCACGAAATATCGGCGTAAATATCGACTATTATAAAAAACTTGGCGTGACAGGAGTTTTCGCGCAGATGGGCGGAAATTCCTACGTTGATCAAAATGAATTGAAAACGTATCTACTTTCCAGAAAACTCTGGAATGCCACCCTCAACGACGAACAGCTGCTTGAGGAATTTCTTCAGGGATATTATGGAAACGCAGCGCCGCTCATTAAAGACTACATGCTCCGTTTAAAAAAATCGCTCGGGGAGTCGCGCCGACGTTTGGATATTTATGGTAATCCCGTAAATGAGTACAATTCCTATCTCTCACCGAATAAAATGGAAGATTTCAGTAATCAGTTTGACGCGGCGGAAAAACTCGCGGAAAATTCCGTCATCCGACAGAGGATCCAAAAACTGCGCTTGGCATTTGACTTTACTTACCTGCAGCAGGCACGCTTTTACGGCCTGGAAAAACATGGCGCGTTCACCGAAAACCGATCCGGAAAATTAAGTGTTCGAAAAGATTTGCCTTTACGGGTAAAACGATTTGTTAAAAAGGCCGAAGCCGCAGGCGTAAAGGCGCTATCGGAAGGCGGCATCGCACCTGCGGAATATCTGCAGGAATGGAAAAAGGTTTTTGAAAATGGACTTATTAAAAATAAAGCACTGGGAGCAAAAGTGCAGTTTCACAAGCCCTTCGTTCCCGAATTTCCGGCGAAAGAAGAAGCCACACTTACCGATGGCATGTATGGCTTTAAAGATTTCAGTTATAACTGGCTTCTCTTTGAAAATGGATTTTCAGCTACGCTGGATCTTTCCGCGGAAAAACAGGTGGAAAAGGTGACCATCGACTTTCTCGAAGATCAAAGACACTGGATTTTTCTGCCCGCTTCTGTGATCATTCACGTTTCAACGGACGGAAATGCCTTTCAGGAAGTGAAACAGCCCGTATTTTTCTCCTTGAAAGAGAAAGATACCGCAGAAACACATAAAGCCCGTTTTTCCGTCGGTAGCAAAGTTCGGTTCATTAAAATTTCTGCCGAACCGTTACAAACTTTACCCGCGTGGAAACCCTCCAGATCTAAAAAACCTCTTATCGCGATTGCCGAAATCTGGGTAGAATAA
- a CDS encoding VOC family protein encodes MTKQIFINLAVKDLHQSMDFYTALGFRNEPKFSDDTGKCIVWSESIYVMLLTHEKFASFATKPLADSKSQVAALFSLSMESMSKVNDVVERGLQAGGKEVGELKDYGFMQQRTVEDFDGYTWEIFYMDMSQMPQETDGQDKKS; translated from the coding sequence ATGACAAAACAAATCTTTATCAATTTGGCGGTGAAAGACCTGCATCAATCGATGGATTTTTACACTGCCTTAGGTTTCAGGAACGAACCGAAATTTTCCGACGACACCGGCAAATGCATAGTTTGGAGTGAAAGCATTTACGTGATGCTCCTCACGCACGAAAAGTTCGCTTCTTTTGCAACCAAACCTCTCGCCGATTCAAAATCGCAGGTAGCGGCACTTTTTTCTTTATCAATGGAAAGTATGTCGAAGGTGAACGACGTTGTTGAACGCGGACTTCAGGCGGGGGGCAAAGAAGTTGGCGAACTGAAGGATTATGGTTTTATGCAACAGCGAACGGTTGAAGATTTCGACGGTTATACCTGGGAAATTTTCTACATGGACATGTCACAAATGCCGCAAGAAACCGACGGGCAGGATAAGAAAAGTTAA
- a CDS encoding VOC family protein yields the protein MQKIIPNLWFDGTAKEAANYYLSIFKDGKIVNTTYYPETEEEGLADFQREYAGKVLTVEFEILGMCFVGINAGPLFKFNEAISFMIPCKDQKEIDYYWNALTENGGEESVCGWLKDKYGLSWQVCPENWEELNKKPGAFKKMMRMKKLIIADF from the coding sequence ATGCAAAAAATTATTCCAAATCTGTGGTTCGACGGCACTGCAAAAGAGGCCGCCAATTATTACCTGTCCATTTTTAAAGACGGTAAAATCGTAAATACAACGTACTATCCGGAGACTGAAGAAGAAGGTCTGGCAGATTTTCAGAGAGAGTACGCCGGTAAAGTTCTTACGGTGGAGTTCGAAATTTTAGGAATGTGCTTCGTCGGCATCAATGCGGGCCCGCTATTCAAATTCAATGAAGCCATTTCGTTCATGATTCCCTGCAAAGACCAAAAAGAAATCGACTATTACTGGAATGCCCTCACTGAAAACGGCGGTGAAGAAAGCGTGTGCGGGTGGCTCAAAGACAAGTATGGTCTCAGCTGGCAGGTTTGTCCCGAAAACTGGGAAGAACTTAACAAAAAACCCGGCGCTTTCAAAAAAATGATGAGGATGAAGAAACTTATTATTGCAGATTTTTAA
- a CDS encoding Do family serine endopeptidase: protein MKNTLKKLIPFAFVGVISGATTFGAINYFNPNNGNSDFSYFAPKADNAQYASFNMTGVGDDFVKASKMTVPAVVSIKNYSNKTSSRSNQDMFDLFFGNPFGDRQPQQQQTPPNMPSGMGSGVIISPDGYIISNNHVIAGANKLEVVLSNKKSYVANLIGTDPMTDIALLKIEEKGLPYLNFANSDNVEVGQWVLAVGNPLGLNSTVTAGIVSAKGRSIDLLSQQSKTPIESFIQTDAAINPGNSGGALVNPNGELIGINSAISSKTGYYEGYGFAVPSNLARKVVEDIKQFGLVQRGFLGVMPLDLSDPRQVAAYNQQKKTNIKASDGVYLAGVADKGGAEDAGLRTGDIITKVDNVVISSYYDLSFAVGSKRPGDKVAVTYLRNGKENTVNVTLKDQKNGTSTRSKEDLSVSEKIGADFEPLSEKFKTDYGLNSGVIARNVQDGSEMSKIGVVDNYIVIEVNGKPVNSQKDVEKILQGYKGNVQVKYVDEYGRITTRGFKMP, encoded by the coding sequence ATGAAGAATACTCTCAAAAAACTAATTCCCTTTGCCTTTGTAGGGGTAATCTCCGGCGCGACCACTTTCGGAGCAATCAATTATTTTAATCCTAATAACGGAAATTCAGATTTCTCTTATTTCGCACCCAAGGCCGATAATGCGCAGTATGCGTCCTTTAACATGACTGGCGTAGGCGATGATTTCGTGAAAGCCTCAAAAATGACTGTCCCGGCGGTTGTAAGCATAAAAAATTATTCCAACAAAACATCATCGAGAAGCAATCAGGATATGTTCGATCTGTTTTTTGGTAATCCTTTTGGCGACAGACAGCCGCAGCAGCAGCAGACCCCTCCCAACATGCCGTCGGGAATGGGTTCGGGCGTAATTATTTCGCCGGACGGATATATTATCTCCAATAATCACGTGATTGCAGGCGCAAATAAACTGGAAGTTGTTCTTTCCAACAAAAAATCGTACGTGGCCAATTTAATCGGTACCGATCCAATGACCGATATCGCTTTATTAAAAATTGAAGAGAAAGGTTTGCCCTATCTTAATTTTGCCAATTCTGATAATGTGGAAGTCGGACAGTGGGTTTTGGCCGTTGGTAATCCTCTCGGATTGAATTCGACCGTAACTGCGGGAATTGTTTCTGCAAAAGGACGGAGCATCGATTTACTGAGTCAGCAATCTAAAACACCTATCGAAAGTTTTATTCAAACCGATGCGGCCATTAATCCCGGAAACTCCGGCGGCGCTTTGGTGAATCCAAATGGAGAATTGATCGGAATTAATTCTGCCATTTCTTCCAAAACAGGATATTATGAAGGATATGGTTTCGCCGTTCCCTCCAACTTAGCCCGAAAAGTGGTTGAAGATATTAAGCAGTTTGGTTTGGTTCAGCGTGGATTTTTGGGCGTAATGCCTTTGGATTTATCAGATCCGCGGCAGGTAGCAGCATATAATCAACAGAAAAAAACCAATATTAAAGCCAGTGACGGTGTTTATTTAGCAGGCGTTGCCGACAAAGGTGGCGCAGAAGATGCAGGTTTAAGAACAGGCGACATCATCACAAAAGTGGACAACGTAGTGATTTCCAGTTATTATGATCTTTCTTTCGCGGTCGGTAGCAAAAGGCCCGGCGACAAGGTAGCGGTTACTTATTTACGAAATGGAAAAGAAAATACCGTTAACGTTACTTTAAAAGATCAGAAAAACGGTACCTCAACCAGAAGTAAGGAAGATTTGTCCGTATCGGAAAAAATTGGGGCAGATTTTGAGCCGTTAAGCGAAAAATTCAAAACCGATTACGGTCTTAACAGTGGTGTTATCGCAAGAAACGTACAGGATGGCAGCGAAATGTCGAAAATTGGCGTGGTTGATAATTACATCGTCATCGAAGTAAACGGCAAACCCGTAAACTCGCAGAAAGATGTAGAGAAAATTTTACAGGGGTATAAAGGAAATGTTCAGGTAAAATATGTCGATGAATATGGCCGGATTACGACTCGCGGATTCAAAATGCCATAA
- a CDS encoding dimethylarginine dimethylaminohydrolase family protein has product MNLNITNETSKLKSVVLGMPNSMGHPHSLEDSYDAKSYQSLQNGIYPTEDHIVQEMTEFEKILRKHDVEVFRPNLINDYNQVFARDVAFVIDDKMIISNIIQDRYDEQDAYRKIFARVGWKKIINLPDTAHIEGGDVIVWNDFLFIGTCFSEDYRNFKTARTNEYAIEVLKEYFPKKRIIDLELKKNDIDPYQGILHLDCTFNPIGTDKCIIYKDGFVDESDYRLLIDIFGEENCFHVTQQEMFEMNPNIFSISPEIVVSDSSFTRMNDHLRNEWGMTVEEITYREISKMGGLLRCSTLPLVRE; this is encoded by the coding sequence ATGAATCTTAACATTACCAACGAAACCTCCAAACTAAAATCAGTCGTGCTGGGCATGCCCAATTCTATGGGACATCCTCATTCCTTAGAAGACAGTTACGATGCGAAAAGTTATCAATCCTTACAAAACGGCATCTATCCTACGGAAGATCACATTGTTCAGGAAATGACGGAGTTCGAAAAAATCTTAAGAAAACACGATGTGGAAGTATTTCGCCCTAATCTGATCAACGATTATAATCAGGTTTTTGCGCGGGATGTCGCTTTTGTTATCGATGATAAAATGATTATCTCCAATATTATTCAGGATCGGTATGACGAGCAGGATGCTTACCGTAAAATATTCGCACGCGTTGGCTGGAAAAAAATCATCAATCTTCCGGATACGGCTCATATCGAAGGTGGCGATGTTATCGTGTGGAATGATTTCCTCTTTATCGGCACGTGTTTCTCCGAAGATTACCGAAATTTTAAAACCGCGCGCACAAACGAATACGCCATTGAGGTTTTAAAGGAATACTTCCCGAAAAAAAGAATTATCGATCTGGAATTAAAAAAGAACGACATCGACCCGTACCAAGGCATTCTTCATTTGGACTGCACCTTTAATCCCATCGGGACAGACAAATGCATTATCTATAAGGACGGATTTGTCGACGAAAGTGATTATCGGCTTTTGATCGACATTTTTGGCGAGGAAAACTGTTTCCACGTGACGCAGCAGGAAATGTTTGAAATGAATCCGAACATTTTTTCGATTTCTCCCGAAATTGTAGTGTCGGACTCTTCTTTTACGAGAATGAACGATCACCTCCGGAACGAATGGGGAATGACGGTAGAAGAAATTACGTATCGCGAGATCTCGAAAATGGGTGGTTTGTTGCGATGTTCTACACTTCCTTTAGTGCGCGAATAA
- a CDS encoding copper homeostasis protein CutC: protein MLEIACFEITSAETALHSMADRIEFCDNMELGGTTPDFYEFLHLKRNYKTPVYVMIRPKGGPFYYSAAEFIQMKSSIITFKEAGADGFVFGILDAQNEIDVAKNKELLTLAGDTPCTFHRAFDRTSDLDKSIQTLIKLGFRSVLTSGGKGTAMEGKDNLKNLVEKYSHKIEILIGGGVRSGNIAALKEFTGATSFHSSAIKDYDTFVTEEEIKKLKQLSS from the coding sequence ATGCTAGAAATTGCCTGTTTTGAAATCACTTCCGCCGAAACTGCCTTACATTCTATGGCGGACCGCATTGAATTCTGCGACAATATGGAACTTGGGGGAACCACGCCCGATTTTTACGAATTCCTGCACCTAAAACGCAATTATAAAACGCCGGTTTACGTTATGATTCGTCCGAAAGGTGGTCCGTTTTATTATTCCGCCGCAGAATTCATCCAGATGAAAAGCAGCATCATCACCTTCAAAGAAGCCGGCGCCGACGGTTTTGTATTTGGCATTTTAGATGCGCAGAACGAAATCGATGTCGCTAAAAATAAAGAACTTCTTACACTTGCGGGCGATACTCCGTGCACATTTCATCGGGCTTTCGACCGAACTTCAGATTTGGACAAATCAATTCAAACTTTAATTAAACTTGGTTTCCGAAGCGTTTTAACCTCAGGTGGAAAAGGCACTGCGATGGAAGGAAAGGACAACCTTAAAAATCTTGTCGAAAAGTATTCCCACAAGATTGAGATCTTAATTGGCGGCGGCGTGCGCTCCGGCAATATCGCGGCGCTGAAAGAATTTACAGGCGCAACGAGTTTTCATTCCTCGGCCATAAAAGATTATGATACATTCGTAACAGAGGAGGAAATTAAAAAGCTGAAACAATTGAGTTCCTGA
- the ctlX gene encoding citrulline utilization hydrolase CtlX, translating into MQTASTVLMVEPIAFGYNSQTAENNYFQVEQKDADIQEKALQEFNDFAAKLRSKGVKVVTVQDTLEPHSPDSIFPNNWVSFHENGKAVFYPMFAPNRRVERRTDILDTLRSEGFSIEKVEDFSHFENEEKYLEGTGSMIFDHDYKIAYGSVSLRLDEELFRKFCAEFGFTPVVFHSFQNVGDQRLPIYHTNVMMCVAKEFVVICLDCIDDEMEREKVQEVIKSTNKELIEISEDQLQQFAGNMLQVQNEAGEKFLVMSETAYKSLTSDQIQRIENHCEIIHADLNTIETNGGGSARCMLAEVFLPKAL; encoded by the coding sequence ATGCAAACAGCCAGTACCGTTTTGATGGTAGAACCGATCGCTTTCGGCTACAATTCTCAAACTGCAGAAAACAATTATTTCCAGGTAGAACAGAAAGATGCCGACATTCAGGAAAAAGCGCTTCAGGAATTCAATGATTTTGCGGCCAAACTTCGCAGTAAGGGCGTCAAAGTTGTTACGGTACAGGATACTTTGGAGCCGCACTCGCCGGACTCCATTTTCCCGAACAACTGGGTGAGTTTTCACGAGAACGGAAAAGCAGTTTTTTATCCCATGTTTGCGCCGAACAGACGCGTAGAAAGACGTACCGACATTTTAGATACGCTGAGAAGCGAAGGCTTTTCGATTGAGAAAGTGGAAGATTTTTCCCATTTCGAAAATGAAGAAAAATATCTGGAAGGAACCGGAAGCATGATTTTCGACCACGATTATAAAATCGCGTACGGGTCGGTTTCGCTGCGGTTGGATGAAGAATTATTTAGAAAATTCTGCGCGGAATTCGGCTTTACTCCCGTTGTTTTTCACTCCTTTCAAAATGTAGGCGATCAAAGATTACCTATTTATCACACGAATGTGATGATGTGCGTGGCGAAAGAGTTTGTGGTTATTTGTCTGGACTGCATCGATGATGAAATGGAGCGGGAAAAAGTTCAGGAAGTCATCAAATCAACCAATAAAGAACTGATCGAAATTTCCGAAGACCAGCTTCAGCAGTTTGCGGGAAATATGCTGCAGGTTCAAAACGAAGCAGGCGAGAAATTTTTGGTGATGAGCGAAACGGCTTACAAATCTTTAACATCAGACCAAATTCAACGCATCGAAAATCACTGCGAAATTATTCATGCAGATCTGAACACGATAGAAACGAACGGCGGCGGCAGCGCAAGATGCATGTTGGCGGAAGTTTTTTTACCGAAAGCATTGTAA
- a CDS encoding TonB-dependent receptor domain-containing protein: MKKLITTLSLLSATLAFAQGNQKNDSVKVQKIEGVVMTKKIFKKESDRFVYDVANSPVAKGNTAFGLLKETPLVSSTDDKTLTIAGKSNAVIYINGRETQMDAESLVQFLKNTPAENIQKIEVITLPGSEFKVESSDGIINIILKKKVGDGLNGNMRMNNEQSYNNSSGAGVSLNYRKDKLGISTNINTNDNIEEQYYILRNGNSAATNQSEGRISDPNRNLGGYLNIDYQFNDNNSLALTYNSRANRSYDSTINLFNTTTDLAENTTDYTWTRSKENARSYNNSVNLNYEMKTDSLGSKLNLNAAGLLYRRFQSSNNFTIKSDANKNDLGILQKIYMEQPQYIDNFSATADYIQKFKKDLTLSFGGNFNKTKTDNDTKYDTFNYRNDSLTQKPNHFLYDENIYGGYVTLEKIFSPKFSGKIGARYELTQSLGKSDNAQDEKLRNIKRDYDKFLPYVSLNYAVNDNNNISYAFSSRMRRPSFWELNPVRNILTEFNYTQNNPFVKASSVYNHEFTYMYKNSYFLILKHTFTKDVITQVPLQGVINGKNQLRYIRTNFGDQQEMSAMIGMQKSFFKGYLTSNFNVGVQRNVNDGSLDMDPLTGDIFPLYENHIKSNSFVLQTNNNIRLDKNKTWFLGVNYFYVDKQRLDLGELKSLMSLDLNVKKIWDQWTFSLGLNDALKTNLVEIEDYQTNGNYNYINQNRYNQSLELTIVYNFGNQKVKKVRDIDSADKDIKSRTR, from the coding sequence ATGAAAAAACTAATTACTACGCTCTCTTTACTTTCTGCCACGCTCGCTTTTGCGCAGGGAAATCAAAAAAACGACTCTGTAAAAGTTCAGAAAATTGAAGGAGTTGTTATGACGAAAAAGATCTTCAAAAAAGAAAGCGACCGTTTCGTGTATGACGTTGCCAATTCGCCGGTAGCGAAAGGAAATACGGCTTTCGGATTGTTGAAAGAAACACCTTTGGTTTCTTCTACGGATGATAAAACACTTACTATCGCCGGAAAATCCAACGCTGTAATTTATATCAATGGCCGCGAAACGCAGATGGATGCGGAATCGCTGGTGCAGTTTTTAAAAAATACACCGGCAGAAAATATTCAGAAAATTGAGGTCATCACCTTGCCCGGAAGTGAATTTAAAGTGGAATCTTCGGACGGGATCATCAACATCATTTTGAAAAAGAAAGTTGGCGACGGCCTGAACGGAAATATGCGCATGAATAATGAGCAGAGTTACAATAATTCTTCCGGCGCCGGCGTAAGTTTAAATTACAGAAAAGATAAATTAGGCATCAGCACGAATATTAACACGAACGATAATATTGAAGAACAGTATTATATTTTGCGAAACGGAAACAGCGCCGCCACTAACCAGTCCGAAGGCCGAATTTCCGATCCGAACAGAAATCTGGGCGGCTATCTGAACATCGATTACCAGTTTAACGACAACAACAGTTTGGCGCTGACCTATAATTCGCGTGCAAACCGAAGTTATGATTCCACCATCAACCTCTTCAATACGACCACCGATTTAGCCGAAAATACCACCGATTATACGTGGACCAGAAGCAAAGAAAACGCGAGATCGTATAATAATTCGGTTAATTTAAACTACGAAATGAAAACCGATTCGCTTGGCAGTAAACTGAATTTAAACGCCGCCGGCCTTTTGTACCGCAGATTTCAAAGTTCGAATAACTTCACCATTAAGTCCGACGCGAATAAAAATGATTTAGGAATACTGCAGAAGATTTATATGGAACAGCCGCAGTACATCGATAATTTTTCGGCTACCGCAGATTATATTCAAAAGTTTAAAAAAGACCTCACTCTTTCTTTCGGCGGCAATTTTAATAAAACAAAAACCGACAACGATACGAAATACGACACTTTTAATTACAGAAACGATTCGCTTACGCAGAAGCCCAATCATTTTTTATATGACGAAAATATTTACGGCGGTTACGTAACCCTTGAAAAAATCTTTTCGCCCAAATTCTCCGGAAAGATCGGTGCGCGATATGAACTGACCCAAAGTCTCGGAAAATCGGATAACGCACAGGACGAAAAACTGCGCAACATCAAAAGAGATTACGATAAATTTTTACCTTATGTAAGTCTCAACTACGCCGTTAACGATAACAACAATATTTCTTATGCCTTTTCGAGCAGAATGCGGAGACCGAGTTTTTGGGAGCTGAATCCCGTGCGAAATATTTTAACGGAATTTAATTATACCCAAAACAATCCTTTCGTGAAAGCTTCTTCCGTGTATAATCATGAGTTTACGTACATGTATAAAAATTCGTATTTTCTGATTTTGAAACATACTTTTACAAAAGATGTCATTACGCAGGTTCCGTTGCAGGGCGTGATCAACGGTAAAAATCAGTTGAGATATATCCGGACCAATTTCGGCGACCAGCAGGAGATGAGTGCCATGATCGGAATGCAGAAAAGCTTTTTTAAAGGTTACCTGACGAGCAACTTCAACGTTGGCGTTCAGCGCAATGTTAACGACGGAAGTTTAGATATGGATCCTTTAACCGGCGACATTTTTCCGCTTTACGAAAATCATATCAAATCCAACAGCTTCGTACTTCAAACCAACAACAACATCCGCCTCGACAAAAATAAAACCTGGTTTTTGGGTGTCAATTATTTCTACGTCGATAAACAGCGCTTAGATTTGGGAGAGTTGAAAAGCTTGATGAGTTTAGATTTAAATGTGAAGAAAATCTGGGATCAATGGACGTTTTCCCTCGGTCTTAACGATGCGCTGAAAACGAATTTGGTGGAAATTGAAGACTACCAGACAAATGGCAATTACAACTACATCAACCAAAATCGGTACAACCAAAGTCTGGAACTGACTATCGTTTACAACTTTGGAAATCAGAAAGTTAAAAAAGTACGCGACATCGACAGCGCCGACAAAGACATTAAATCCAGAACGCGATAA
- a CDS encoding DUF3817 domain-containing protein: MNFIENFFSKYSEEKLIKWFKQICVAEAVSWCFLFSAMIWIRYDRDALLPTIYIIIVGNIHGLFFSLYLLMLMSARKIFRWDDEDTVFAVIAAFFPFATIWIDKKLARFGRE, encoded by the coding sequence ATGAACTTCATCGAAAACTTTTTTTCAAAATATTCTGAAGAAAAACTAATAAAATGGTTTAAGCAGATTTGCGTCGCAGAAGCAGTTTCCTGGTGTTTTCTCTTCAGCGCCATGATCTGGATCCGGTACGACCGCGATGCGCTTTTACCTACAATTTACATTATTATCGTCGGCAACATTCACGGACTCTTTTTCAGTCTTTATCTTTTGATGTTGATGTCTGCACGGAAGATCTTTCGGTGGGATGACGAAGACACCGTGTTTGCGGTGATTGCTGCCTTCTTTCCGTTTGCGACCATTTGGATTGATAAAAAACTGGCGCGTTTCGGCAGAGAATAA
- the nadD gene encoding nicotinate (nicotinamide) nucleotide adenylyltransferase translates to MKKIGLFFGSFNPIHIGHLILANYILENSDMEELWFVVSPQNPFKDKKSLLSDHNRLDMVQVAVKNYPKMRASNVEFSLPKPSYTIDTLTYLHEKHPDYSFALMMGEDNLKSLSKWKNSETLIKNHQIIVYPRTFEGEKKDHEYLQHENISLISAPIVEISATEIRNMIKAGKNVRPMLPPEVFEYLDGSSAYR, encoded by the coding sequence ATGAAAAAAATAGGCTTGTTTTTCGGGAGTTTCAATCCCATCCATATCGGACATTTAATTTTGGCGAACTATATTCTGGAAAACTCCGATATGGAGGAATTGTGGTTTGTAGTGAGCCCGCAAAACCCTTTTAAAGACAAAAAATCTTTGCTGAGCGATCATAACCGGTTAGATATGGTGCAGGTCGCGGTTAAAAATTACCCGAAAATGCGCGCTTCCAACGTGGAGTTTTCTTTGCCAAAGCCGAGTTATACGATTGATACGTTAACCTATCTGCACGAAAAACATCCCGATTATTCTTTTGCCCTGATGATGGGCGAAGACAATCTGAAAAGCCTTTCGAAGTGGAAAAACTCCGAAACTTTAATTAAAAATCATCAGATCATCGTTTATCCACGGACTTTCGAAGGGGAAAAGAAAGATCACGAATATCTTCAGCACGAAAATATTTCCTTAATTAGCGCGCCCATTGTAGAAATTTCAGCTACGGAAATCCGCAACATGATCAAAGCCGGCAAAAATGTGCGGCCCATGCTGCCGCCAGAGGTTTTCGAATATCTTGATGGCAGCAGCGCTTATAGGTAG